AGTGAGACATGTTCAGAAAAACAAAATTAACAATGGCGTTGGGTGTACTGGCTACGTTAGCGGCAGCGCCGGGGTACGCGCAAAATGAGCACAGTGAATTGGGTGTTGGTGGTACCTTTTTCATGTTTGATGAAGACTGGGGAATTAATAATGACTTCGGAGTGCGTGGACTTATAGGGCATCGTTTCAACGACCAACTTGGATTGGAAGTTGTGCTCGATAAAGTGTGGGCTAAAACTGAAGACAGCGATATGAGTTTGAAAGGCACGCAATTCCATATTGATGGCCTCTACCACTTTAATACACGTGCAAACTGGCAACCTTACGTCTCTGTTGGTTGGGGTAATGGCACATTCGATGTGGAAGATATCTCCTTCGAAAGTACCGCCGCCAATGTTGGCTTGGGTATTAAATGGTACGTCACCGAGAAATTCGCGCTTCGCCCGTCGGTAAACCGCTTCTTTAATACCGAGGGCAACGGCGACAAAGTTGGCGATAAAGAGCTAAAAATGAATCACACGGTCGCTGGAATCACGCTTTCCTACGTCTGGGGCCGAGGTGAGACCGCCAAGCCGGCGCCCATTAAAATGAGCGATGCAGATGGTGATGGTGTGGCAGATGCGGCTGATCAATGCCCTAATACGCCATCAGGCGCATCAGTAGATTCCATGGGTTGCCCCATCGATACTGATGGCGATGGTGTATTTGATTACCTCGACCAATGTCCAGGCACTGGAGCGAATTTAAAGGTCGACGATAAGGGCTGCCCCATGAGTCTAAGCGAGACCGTTTCGATTGATCTGAAAGTGAATTTCGATTCCAACAGCGATGTGGTGAAACCCGAGTATTTCTCAGAAATCCAGAAGGTTGCCGATTTTATGTCGCAATACGCCAATACTCAGGTGACCATTGAAGGCCACACAGATACCAGTGGTGCCGCTTCTTACAACAAGTCCTTATCGCAAAAACGCGCCGATGCGGTGGCGCAAGTATTAATTAGCCAGTTTAATGTCGACAGTTCTCGAGTAAGCGCGATCGGGTATGGGGAAGAAAAGCCCATTGCTGATGAAAGTACCCGAGAAGGCCGCATGGCGAACCGACGCGTTGTCGCAGTAGTTTCCGCTGAAGTAGAGAGCATGCAACAGAAATAAAAAAACCATCGAAAAGTTATTAAAAGAAAAGCCCGTTGCGCGAGCTGCGGGCTTTTTTTTATCATGCAGCCCTTGAGTTCCTTAGGGATTTCAACATTAGCAACACTGCCTATTTGTGAAGCTGAACAACAAAGATGACACAGACATTCAAAACAAATCTATTCAGAATTGTTTCCCTGGCACTGGTATTTGCGGCGTCCAATGGCTATGCCCAGAAACAACATACATTGGAGGTAGGGGGTGGTATTAGCTATAACCTTCTTGGTAAAGATTGGGGTTTTGGCGACGGCCTTGCCCTGGATGGCTATATCGGCGTGCGCTGCTCTTGCGGTTTCGGTGCTGAGATCACAAGCCAGGTCTTCTCTGATGAACAGGAAAATGGCACTTTAACCATAAAGCAATACGCTATTAATGGTCTTTACCATTTTAACAATCAGGGTGTAGTTAGGCCTTATCTGGGCCTCGGTTGGGGACAATGGAATGCTGATGTTGACTATAAAACCAACTTCCTGAGTGTCGATCGAGTTAAGGCAGGGTCTACTTTTGGCAGTGCCAGCGTTGGTTTAAAAATATTCCCCAGCCGCCAATTTATTATTCGACCAGCTTTGAAATATTTAAAATCCACTGAAAATCGCGACTTCGATATTACCTCCGTGGGAGTGGGTTTGGCGTATAGCTGGTAATTCGCTGACTCAATATTGAACTCGGTGTTGCGCCAAAAGAGTACAAGTTAGGAATGCAATCTCCTGCCACTTAAGTTGCTATATTCGTTAAAATCGGCCTCTCAAAGTCTAAAAACCTCCGGAATGCCCCTATGACTGCCAAGCCCGTGCTCCTGGTGGATGGATCTTCGTATCTCTACCGCGCCTTTCATGCCATGTATAAAGCCGATTTACGCACCAAAGATGGCTTTCCCACCGGCGCAATTCGGGGGGTGGTGGCGATGTTGAAGCGCCTTGAAAAAGATTATCCGGAAAGTCCCGTCGCAGTGGTGTTCGATGCCAAGGGCAAAACCTTTCGCGATGACCTCTACAAAGAATACAAGGCGAATCGGCCGCCGATGCCAGACGACCTGCGTGAGCAGGTGCAACCGCTCCATGAAATTATTCGCGCTATGGGATTCCCGATGTTGATTGTTGAAGGCGTGGAAGCCGATGATGTAATCGGCACTCTAGCCAGGGAAGCCACCGAAAAGGGCATGCCGGTAGTGGTATCGACCGGCGACAAGGATATGGCGCAGCTCGTCAATGAGCACGTCACCCTGGTGAACACCATGACCGAAACCGTAATGGATATTGAGGGAGTTAAAGAAAAATTTGGTATACCGCCCGAGTTGATCATAGATTACCTGGCTTTGATGGGCGATAAAGTGGATAACATCCCCGGGGTTGAAAAATGTGGCCCTAAAACCGCCGTAAAATGGCTGGAGCAGTTTGGCTCGCTGCAAGGTGTAATGGATAACGCCGATGAGGTAAAAGGTAAGGTCGGCGAAAACCTGCGAGATGCGCTGCAACAATTACCGTTGTCTTACGAACTCGCCACCATCAAAACCGATGTGGAATTGGAGCTGCCAATCGAGGCGCTTCAACAACAAGCACCGGATAATGGTGTGCTTTTGGATTGGTTTAAAAAACTGGAATTCAATGCCTGGATTGCTGAGCTAGAGGACGCTGAAACGGGGGAAACTTTGACCTCGCTTGAAGCCATCGAAACCGATTACGAAATTGTGCTCGATGAAAAACGTTTTGCCGAGTGGTTAAACATTCTCAAAAAATCTGCGCTCTTTGCGTTCGATACCGAAACCACCAGCTTAAATTACATGGATGCAGAAATTGTGGGTGTGAGTTTCTCGGTGGAGGTTGGAAAGGCGGCCTATGTGCCGGTAGCGCACGACTATCTCGGTGCGCCACAGCAATTATCACGCGATAATGTGCTCAATCAGCTAAAACCCTTTTTAGAAGATCCGCAGCATAAAAAAGTTGGCCAGAATTTAAAGTACGACGCCAATGTCTTGGCGAATTACGATATCACCCTGCGAGGCATTGAATACGATACCATGCTGGAATCCTATGTGTTCAACAGCACGGCTAACCGGCACGATATGGACACCCTGGCCGAAATTCACCTGGGTCATAAAACCATTCACTTCGAAGACATTGCCGGCAAGGGCGCAAAGCAATTAACGTTTAACCAATTAAAACTTGAAGAGGCCGGCCCTTACGCGGCAGAAGATGCCGATATTACCTTACGATTGCACCACGCGCTTTGGCCTCAAGTGTCTGGGCAATCCGGTTTAAAAACGATTTTTGAAAATGTTGAATTACCTCTGGTACCCATTTTGTCGCGTGTAGAGCGCAATGGGGCATTATTAGATACCGACGCCTTGGCACAACAAAGCTTCGAACACGGCGAAACTATGGCCAAACTGGAAAAAGAAGCTTTCGACCTGGCTGGTGAGGAATTTAATCTGGGTTCACCCAAGCAGTTGGCAACCATCTTGTTTGAAAAAATGAATTTGCCAGTAGTGAAAAAAACCGCAAAGGGTGCACCCTCAACTAACGAAGAAGTGATGCAGGAACTGGCGCTGGACTACCCGTTGCCCAAAGTTATTTTGCAACATCGCAGCCTCTCGAAATTAAAAAATACCTATACCGATAAACTCCCCTTATTGGTGAATAAAAGAACCGGCCGGGTGCATACATCTTATCACCAAGCTGTGGCGGCTACGGGGCGTCTCTCATCAAGTGATCCTAACTTACAAAATATTCCCATTAAAACCGAAGAAGGACGCCGTGTTCGTCAGGCTTTTATTGCACCGCAAGGCTACAAAATTGTTGCTGCAGATTATTCGCAAATTGAACTTCGCATTATGGCGCACTTGTCCGGCGATGTCGGTTTGAAAAAAGCATTCTCTGAAGGTCTGGACGTACACAAAGCCACAGCCGCTGAAGTGTTTGGTTGCGACGTCGATAAAGTTAGCGTCGAACAACGTCGCAGTGCCAAGGCGATAAATTTTGGCTTGATTTATGGTATGAGTGCCTTCGGACTTGCTCGCCAATTACGCATTGGGCGCGCGGATGCGCAAAGTTACATCGACACCTACTTTGAACGCTACCCCGGTGTTGCAGCCTATATGGACAGCATTCGCAAATCGGCCGCAGAACAGGGTTATGTGGAAACACTGTTGGGGCGCCGCTTATATTTACCCGAAATAAATTCCAAAAATGGTATGCGCCGTCAGGCCGCGGAGCGTACCGCGATCAACGCACCCATGCAGGGAACCGCAGCCGATATTATTAAACGCGCAATGATCGATGTGGATGCCTGGTTGAATAAAGATAAAGTCAATGCCCGTATGATCATGCAAGTACACGATGAGCTGGTATTGGAAGTGGCGGAGGACAAGGTTCAGGAAATAACTGAGACTTTGTGCGATATTATGTCAAACGCTGTTGAACTGAGCGTGCCGCTGCTGGTGGAAGCAGGCGTTGGTATCAATTGGGATGAAGCGCATTAATTCACCTATGCTAAAGAATCGAGAGCGCCGTTTTTGAGGTTTAGGGGCGTGCTCTAACCTGCTGGAATAATTATTAAAACAATATTAAAGAGTATTTTATGTCAGATTTACCCAATTGCCCGTCATGTAACTCCGAATACACCTATCACGACGGTAATCTTTTTGTTTGCCCGGAATGTGCCCATGAGTGGTCGGAGGCGGATGCTGCTCATAGCGACGAGAAAATAATCAAAGATGCCAATGGTAATCCCCTTGCCGATGGCGATACAGTTTCTGTAATCAAAGATCTAAAAGTGAAAGGCAGTTCACTGGTCGTGAAAGTAGGTACCAAGGTTAAAAACATCCGTTTGGTGGATGGCGATCACGATATCGATTGTAAAATCGATGGTATAGGCGCCATGAAATTAAAATCGGAATTCGTGAAAAAAGTTTAGTCGCTGGTAGTAATGTTTACTGTGCGTACTTGCACGGCTGTAATGTAACCTTCAGGGAATTTGGGGTCGAGCGCGCCTTCATTGCGTTTAATCACGGTAATCTCGGTGTCGCAGTTTCCTTCCAATTTAACATTTTGAGATAGGGTGGCGGCGGGAATAATTAAATAGCCGATATCGGTGTTGGAGGATTCGTCGTACTCTTCGGTATTGTTAAAGCCACAATCGACCAATACGCGTACATAGAGTTCGTCGATATCTTCGAGTAAATTATTCCATTCAATTAATAGATCATCATTTCTGCGGCTGAGTGTCGTGCCCTCAGTGGGTGTTAAAAGGGTAAAAGTCGATGGTAAAGTCACTGCGGAGCCATCTGCTGAATGGTCAAAGGTGCGTAACAATGCAAAGCTGAAGGACTGCCAATCTGGGTCAGCGTCGACCTTCGCTTCAAACAAGGTTCGGTTGTCTTTGATGGCGCTCCAAAACGCTGGCGTTTCACTGGGTGTGGTTTTGCGGGTTAACGACACAAAGTTTTGTTCTATCATTTTTTCGGCGTCGTACGCAGATTGTGATGTGTGCAAATCACTTATAAAGCCGGATTTACCGACGTATACGCGGTCACTATCGGAAAGTCTCGCCTGAGCGCCCGCATTCCAGCCGGATTTTTCAAATTGAGCTTTGATATCAATTTGATTATCACTCGATTGCGAAACTTCGTATTTAGCATCCAAAACGCCTGTTACGTCTGGGCTATCTTCATCACAACCTACCAGCAAGGCAGCTAATATAAGTATTCGTAAGCGCATCTCGAAATCCCTGATTCTAAAAAGTAAATTGTGCATTCACGACAATCGTTGCGAGGTCGCTGCCACTAACATCAAATATATATTGGCTCTCTAGTTGTAGCGCGAAGAATCGCACCAAGTTCTTGGAGAGTATGATGTCTAAGCTTGGGCTAACACCGGTTTCTTCCTGGAGGCGGTAGCCGTAAAAATCTGTGTGCGTGTTAGTTCGGTGTATACCGCCGCCCACGTAGAAATCGAAAAACTTTGTGAATATTTTGTAATCTAACTTGGCATTGATGCTTGTGCTTCTTATCTTCAATCCCTCGTCATATTTATTGTTGTTGAATTTGTCGAAGTCTGTGTAGCCAGCACGAAACAACCAATGGGGTGTTTTAGCGCCAATACTCAGGCCGAAAGTAGGGGACTCAGGTGAATAGTCATTTTCGATGGGTTGTGTAAAACCGGCATGAAGGTTGATGGCGAATTTGTTGTCTGCGAGAGCAGGCAGTGCGCATAGCAGCAAGCATGTTAGTAATATCCGTTTAATCATCCTGGCTTGAAGGTCCCTAGTTAGATATTGTTTAACAAAATTCTAGTGCGTAATCGCTTCGTTAAGCTGTTGCAAATTTGTAATTATACCTGGAAATGCCTTGCTGAAATCGGCGTGGATTTTATACGTATCAAATACTCATCAATAAATCTGTGCGATGCTGGAAGCTGTCATGACCGCACACATGGGGTTCACGTGAGGCCTGTTAGATTGACGATGAAATGGTCAAAAAGCGGCACGATGATTCCTCCAGTAGCCCGGCTTTTAGGGTGGGTATCGATGCAATTAAGGTCGATGCTATGCCAGTTGCTATGCGGAGCCGGTTGTTGGTGCAGGAAGTTGGCAAACACGCAGGGGTTTTCTGGATGAACAGAATCTAAATCTTCAGCTCGATGGATTGGATCGACGGTGGATTATGTGGCAATTGGGGCTACCCTTGCGGTACTGCGTATCTCTCAAAAGCTAACCTACTGCTGCTTAGGAAATAAAACAAAAATACTCACGCGTAGCCAGAATTTAAAGCAATATGGAGAAAGAACCGTGAAACTTGTTATTGGCAATAAGAACTATTCCAGCTGGTCGTTACGACCGTGGCTATTATTACGGCACTTTTCGCTGCCGTTTGACGAACTTCATATCTCTTTGGGTGATAAAAATCGACGCGAAATACTGCGTGGGTTTTCGCCATCTTCTAAGGTTCCGGTATTGGTGGATGGCGATATCACGGTGTGGGATACGCTCTCAATATGTGAGTACCTCAACGAACAATATCTCGAAGGTCGCGGCTGGCCAATGCAAGTGAAAACCCGCGCTACGGCGCGCGCGGTAGTGGCTGAAATGCACGCAGGTTTCTCCGCTTTACGTATCGCTTTACCCATGAACTGTCGAGCAAGGCGTCGTGTAAAACTCAGCGAAGAAGTACGGCGCGATATCGCGCGCATCGATGAAATCTGGTCTCAGGCAGAGCAGTTTCAGAATAACGGCCAGTGGTTATTTGGTGAATTTGGAATTGCCGATTGTTTTTTCGCGCCAGTTGCATTCCGTTTTCAAACCTATGGCATTCATTTGTCCTTGGCCGCCAGCGAATACTGCGAGCGTCTGCTCAATCACAACGGCATGAGAGCCTGGAAATTGGCTGCGCTGGAAGAAACCGAAATTCTTAAAGAAGAGGAAGTTGGCGAAGATCTTTCCACCCGTCACGCCTACGCTTAAATCCCCACCTCTGCTATGTGAACGCCTGTCGTGGCGTTCACTCAGGCAATATCTCCCTATTTTGAAGGATCAGTTGTGATTGAAGTAGTGACGCATA
The Alteromonadaceae bacterium 2753L.S.0a.02 DNA segment above includes these coding regions:
- a CDS encoding glutathione S-transferase, with product MDYVAIGATLAVLRISQKLTYCCLGNKTKILTRSQNLKQYGERTVKLVIGNKNYSSWSLRPWLLLRHFSLPFDELHISLGDKNRREILRGFSPSSKVPVLVDGDITVWDTLSICEYLNEQYLEGRGWPMQVKTRATARAVVAEMHAGFSALRIALPMNCRARRRVKLSEEVRRDIARIDEIWSQAEQFQNNGQWLFGEFGIADCFFAPVAFRFQTYGIHLSLAASEYCERLLNHNGMRAWKLAALEETEILKEEEVGEDLSTRHAYA
- a CDS encoding phosphonoacetate hydrolase, producing MSDLPNCPSCNSEYTYHDGNLFVCPECAHEWSEADAAHSDEKIIKDANGNPLADGDTVSVIKDLKVKGSSLVVKVGTKVKNIRLVDGDHDIDCKIDGIGAMKLKSEFVKKV
- a CDS encoding outer membrane protein with beta-barrel domain, which codes for MIKRILLTCLLLCALPALADNKFAINLHAGFTQPIENDYSPESPTFGLSIGAKTPHWLFRAGYTDFDKFNNNKYDEGLKIRSTSINAKLDYKIFTKFFDFYVGGGIHRTNTHTDFYGYRLQEETGVSPSLDIILSKNLVRFFALQLESQYIFDVSGSDLATIVVNAQFTF
- a CDS encoding DNA polymerase I, with translation MTAKPVLLVDGSSYLYRAFHAMYKADLRTKDGFPTGAIRGVVAMLKRLEKDYPESPVAVVFDAKGKTFRDDLYKEYKANRPPMPDDLREQVQPLHEIIRAMGFPMLIVEGVEADDVIGTLAREATEKGMPVVVSTGDKDMAQLVNEHVTLVNTMTETVMDIEGVKEKFGIPPELIIDYLALMGDKVDNIPGVEKCGPKTAVKWLEQFGSLQGVMDNADEVKGKVGENLRDALQQLPLSYELATIKTDVELELPIEALQQQAPDNGVLLDWFKKLEFNAWIAELEDAETGETLTSLEAIETDYEIVLDEKRFAEWLNILKKSALFAFDTETTSLNYMDAEIVGVSFSVEVGKAAYVPVAHDYLGAPQQLSRDNVLNQLKPFLEDPQHKKVGQNLKYDANVLANYDITLRGIEYDTMLESYVFNSTANRHDMDTLAEIHLGHKTIHFEDIAGKGAKQLTFNQLKLEEAGPYAAEDADITLRLHHALWPQVSGQSGLKTIFENVELPLVPILSRVERNGALLDTDALAQQSFEHGETMAKLEKEAFDLAGEEFNLGSPKQLATILFEKMNLPVVKKTAKGAPSTNEEVMQELALDYPLPKVILQHRSLSKLKNTYTDKLPLLVNKRTGRVHTSYHQAVAATGRLSSSDPNLQNIPIKTEEGRRVRQAFIAPQGYKIVAADYSQIELRIMAHLSGDVGLKKAFSEGLDVHKATAAEVFGCDVDKVSVEQRRSAKAINFGLIYGMSAFGLARQLRIGRADAQSYIDTYFERYPGVAAYMDSIRKSAAEQGYVETLLGRRLYLPEINSKNGMRRQAAERTAINAPMQGTAADIIKRAMIDVDAWLNKDKVNARMIMQVHDELVLEVAEDKVQEITETLCDIMSNAVELSVPLLVEAGVGINWDEAH
- a CDS encoding outer membrane protein with beta-barrel domain; the encoded protein is MTQTFKTNLFRIVSLALVFAASNGYAQKQHTLEVGGGISYNLLGKDWGFGDGLALDGYIGVRCSCGFGAEITSQVFSDEQENGTLTIKQYAINGLYHFNNQGVVRPYLGLGWGQWNADVDYKTNFLSVDRVKAGSTFGSASVGLKIFPSRQFIIRPALKYLKSTENRDFDITSVGVGLAYSW
- a CDS encoding OOP family OmpA-OmpF porin; amino-acid sequence: MFRKTKLTMALGVLATLAAAPGYAQNEHSELGVGGTFFMFDEDWGINNDFGVRGLIGHRFNDQLGLEVVLDKVWAKTEDSDMSLKGTQFHIDGLYHFNTRANWQPYVSVGWGNGTFDVEDISFESTAANVGLGIKWYVTEKFALRPSVNRFFNTEGNGDKVGDKELKMNHTVAGITLSYVWGRGETAKPAPIKMSDADGDGVADAADQCPNTPSGASVDSMGCPIDTDGDGVFDYLDQCPGTGANLKVDDKGCPMSLSETVSIDLKVNFDSNSDVVKPEYFSEIQKVADFMSQYANTQVTIEGHTDTSGAASYNKSLSQKRADAVAQVLISQFNVDSSRVSAIGYGEEKPIADESTREGRMANRRVVAVVSAEVESMQQK